A single genomic interval of Pangasianodon hypophthalmus isolate fPanHyp1 chromosome 8, fPanHyp1.pri, whole genome shotgun sequence harbors:
- the lgi3 gene encoding leucine-rich repeat LGI family member 3: MSFAYTITLSFFLSLFLTVRLCLTHSLSLSFLFHSSPPKEFLSSSSLSHFPDSFSLFFHLIKEAPSRTPQKKKEEIEDQDQTQEKMSKSECRSVSRWPRWIKSAAASLFLLLVCTQGMAEGRRVTKIPRCPATCSCTKDSAFCVDTKAIPKSFPPGIISLTMVNAGFTEIPEGAFSHLHLLQFLLLNSNTFTVIADDAFAGLSHLQYLFIENNDIQSLSKYTFRGLKSLTHLSLSNNNLQVLPRELLKYQDILTDLDLRGNSFRCDCKIKWLVDWMEKTNTSVPAIYCASPFEFQGRRIQDLTPRDFNCISADFALYETYPFQSLSVESYDFNDDLYVVFAQPSTGICTVYIWDHVNMLFRTHYNITSRSAVYCKPVVINNTLYMVVAQLFGGSHIYKWEEGPLQFVKIQDIDASRVRKPNFMETFQIEGDWYFAVVDSSKAGSTSIYRWNSNGFYSHQSLHQWHRDTHIHFLEVDGKARLILSSSLQPPVVYQWNRGTREFVYHSQIPHAGDVHIVKHFWAHQALYLCLTRFIGDSRLVRWESQRFVEIQTLPSRGSMALHPFSVGVRQYLVLGSDYSFSRIYLWDELTQRFQPFQELNVLAPRGFSLVSIDNKDILLVASFKGKTVAYQHLLVDLSAK; this comes from the exons ATGTCATTTGCTTACAccatcactctttctttcttcctctctctctttctcactgtcagGCTctgcctcactcactccctctctctttctttccttttccattCCTCTCCTCCAAAAGAattcctctcctcttcttctctctcccactttccagattccttctctcttttcttccacTTAATCAAAGAAGCTCCATCCCGAACtccccaaaaaaagaaagaagaaatagaAGATCAGGACCAGACCCAGGAGAAGATGTCCAAATCAGAGTGCAGGAGTGTATCGAGGTGGCCGAGATGGATCAAATCAGCtgctgcctctctctttcttcttctggtGTGTACGCAGGGAATGGCTGAGGGACGCCGAGTCACCAAAATCCCTCGCTGTCCAGCTACCTGCTCCTGCACCAAAGACAGTGCCTTCTGCGTGGACACTAAAGCTATCCCCAAGAGCTTCCCGCCCGGCATCATTTCACt GACAATGGTGAACGCAGGCTTCACTGAGATCCCAGAGGGAGCGTTTTCTCACCTGCACTTGCTGCAGTTCCT TTTGCTGAATTCCAACACTTTCACTGTGATTGCTGATGATGCCTTCGCTGGCCTCTCGCACCTGCAGTATCT GTTTATTGAGAATAATGACATTcagtcactgtccaaatacacTTTTAGAGGCCTGAAGTCTCTAACACACCT ATCTCTGTCTAACAACAACCTGCAAGTCTTACCCAGAGAACTGCTCAAATACCAGGACATCCTCACTGACCT AGACCTGAGAGGGAACTCGTTCCGCTGTGACTGTAAGATTAAGTGGCTGGTGGACTGGATGGAGAAAACCAACACCTCCGTCCCGGCTATATACTGTGCCAGTCCTTTTGAGTTCCAGGGCCGACGCATCCAGGACTTAACACCACGAGACTTCAACTGCATCAGTGCAG ATTTTGCTTTGTATGAGACCTACCCATTCCAGTCCCTCTCTGTGGAATCGTACGACTTTAACGATGACTTGTATGTGGTGTTTGCTCAGCCCAGCACTGGAATATGTACCGTTTACATCTGGGATCATGTGAACATGCTTTTCAGGACCCATTACAACATCACAT CTCGATCTGCAGTGTACTGCAAGCCTGTGGTGATCAACAACACACTCTACATGGTGGTAGCCCAACTCTTTGGAGGATCCCATATCTATAA GTGGGAAGAAGGGCCTTTGCAGTTTGTCAAAATCCAGGACATCGATGCCAGCCGTGTACGCAAACCCAACTTCATGGAGACGTTTCAGATTGAAGGAGACTGGTACTTTGCTGTAGTGGACAGCTCCAAGGCAGGCTCCACTAGCATCTACCGCTGGAACAGCAACGGCTTCTACTCACACCAGTCTCTTCACCAATGGCACCgcgacacacacatacacttcctGGAAGTGGACGGTAAGGCCCGGCTAATCCTGTCGAGCTCCTTGCAGCCTCCGGTGGTGTACCAGTGGAACCGTGGGACACGCGAGTTCGTCTACCACTCGCAAATCCCACATGCAGGTGATGTACACATAGTCAAGCACTTCTGGGCCCATCAAGCGCTCTACCTCTGCCTGACGCGGTTCATTGGCGACTCGAGGCTCGTGCGCTGGGAAAGCCAGCGCTTTGTGGAGATCCAGACGCTGCCTTCACGTGGCTCGATGGCACTACACCCGTTTAGCGTAGGAGTGAGGCAGTACCTGGTTCTGGGCAGCGATTACTCCTTCTCACGGATCTACCTGTGGGACGAGCTCACACAGCGCTTCCAGCCTTTCCAGGAGCTCAACGTTTTGGCGCCTCGTGGCTTTAGCCTCGTCTCCATTGACAACAAAGACATCCTGCTCGTCGCCAGCTTTAAAGGAAAGACTGTGGCATATCAGCATCTTCTGGTGGACCTCAGCGCCAAGTAA